Below is a genomic region from Meleagris gallopavo isolate NT-WF06-2002-E0010 breed Aviagen turkey brand Nicholas breeding stock chromosome 5, Turkey_5.1, whole genome shotgun sequence.
GGCTAGTGCTGACCTTGCAGGCCTAGTGCTGACCACTGCTCTGGGGAACCTGTGCCAGGGCCcaaccaccctctggtgaagaactttttcctaacaGCCAACCTGACTCTCCCTGACACAGGTCCATGTCATTCCCTCAGgttctgtcactgtcaccagagagcagagaccAATGCTGCCCATCCACTCCCCTTGTGTGGACCTATAGACCACCACAAAGCCTCCCCTCAGccctctctgctctgggctgaacaaactgTGGgacttcagccactcctcacacGTCTTCCCCTCTAGACTCTTCACCATCTGTGTACCCTTCCTTTGGACACTAACAGTTTTACAGCCTATATTGTGGTGCCAAAACCTGCACACAGAGGTCAAGTTGAGGCCACAccagaacagagcagagcaagACAATCCTTCCCCTTATGTGGCTTGCAGTGCTGGGCTTGGTGTACCCGAAGGTACAGTTTACCCTTTTGGCTACCAGGGCAtgctgctgactcatgttcaacttgccATCAACCAGAACACCTAGATCCCTTTCCACATGGCTGTTCTCCAGCTTCTTGTTCCCCAGTCTGTATGTACAGCCAGAGTTGCCCCATCTGAGGTGCAGAATTCAGCACTTGCTCGTTAAATTTAATATGCCTGGTGATTGCCCAGCCCTCTAATTTGTCAAGATCCCTTTGCAAGGCCTCTCCACCCTCAGgagtcaacagctcctccctGTTTATTATCAACAGCAAATATCTTGTTAGATATTAATAGTGCAACAAGTTTTCTTGCGCACATCATTTCTTCCTGATTATAAACATGATAAATAGAGCTGTTTCCCTTAAGAAAATCCAGTAATAGGTTCAGTGACCAACAGAGAAGGATCTCTGCTATGTGCTATCTGCATAGCATTGTGTACATGGATCGAAGTCCTGTCTGATgctcagtatctaaagggacCTGAGACTATCAATGCTCTTAATGTTAGCTCTAAtagcatttttaaattgttacCTTGCCAAGTCTTAGTCTTTCTTACTGGGATCATAACCTAACAGCACTTCCCACTGCAAATACAGTGACCATCACCAGATATGAATGTAAGTAATAAGAGTACTTCCCACTGTCACACAGTCTGTTTTACAATACTTGAAAAATACTAACAGTTTACAGACTGTAAAAAAAAGTTCACTGCTTTCTCAAGTTTCTTAACGTGTAGTAATATAGCTGGCAAAGCAATACACAGAGCTGCTCTTAAAGCAGATGCTTATTTTAATCAGAACACATTGTTTCTCTCCTCAggtcaaagcccttctgcttCCAGGTCAGATGCTGAGATCAGACTGTGCATTAACACCCAGCAGCTGTAATGTGAAAACAAGAGACAGTATTTTctaaacaaatgtatttttattttgttaaaaaacaagAGTTACACTTGCACCAGTGGCTTCCTAGTCATCAGAAGGCCCTTCTCAAACAGGAGTGTGGCTAGAGAAATCTTGTCCTCCAAGGCATCACATGGGAGGGTATCTACGCTGACGTGGTTTGGATAGGAGGACAGGAGAAATTCAATACTGTCTGTGTACTCAGGATCTATCTCAAGATACTTGGGGTCTTCCTTATGATACACTCTTGAGTTTTCTGTTGTGTAATATAGCATCACGCCTGCTTCTTCGTTGCACAATCTAACAATGCCATGATGGAGAAGACGTATTTCTGTGTCTTTTGTTATTGGTATATCAACATTGCAGGGCCTTCCATTATGCCACTGGGCTGGAAAGCCATACACGCTCAGCTGTTTCTCACTTTGTGTAAGCACTGGGGGGAGACAGTCGTGAAGAAACGACTTAGCCCTCTGATCCATGGCAGCGTCAATGGGTGCATAGTCAACAAGTTTCTTTATCAGGTGCTGCACCTTCTCCACAAATACTGTTCGGCGAGCATCCACTGCATCTGAGTTGGCGACCCCCATGTACCCCAGGCAGTCCATGGGAAGCCCTTCTCGGTACTCAATGTCCTCCTCCAGGGccatctgcagggcagcaggaaggagcTTCTCCAAGAAGTCTCCCCAGGAGTTCCTCTGGTAGGAGGACACCGTAATGTGGAGCGAGTGCACGTCTGGCAGACAGTCAGCCTGGTGGATAAAGCCCCGGGGAAAGTATAGCAGGTCTCCAGCTTCCAGCACCACTTCCAGCAGGGGCTCAGCAAGCTCCGCCTGCGTGAGGTTTGCACTGGAGAACTGGGGGAGTGCCTCTGAGCTAGTCCGGGGGCTGTAAACGCGCCAGCGCTTCTTGCCCTCCAGCTGCAACACGAAGGCCTCGATGTCGTCGTAGTGAGGGGCGAAGCCCTGCGTGCCTGGCGGCGTGAGATAGGTGTTGGCCCCAGCCATGCTCCCAAAGCGCTCCTGCAGGATGGAGAGGAAGTGCCAGACAGTGGTGGAGAAGGCCTGGGGGTTGAGGAGCCGCAGGGAGCAGCCGTTCTGGTAAAAGTCCCAGACGACGGCAGGCAGCGCCTGGCCCACGGGGTTGTGTGTCTCCCGCACCCCCTCAGCATAGCTGGTTACGTCCAGGTGGGTCCCGAAGCGCACGTCACCACTGCGCAGAATGGCGTCGAAGTCAGCCGTGGAAAACAGCCCCGCATAGTAGCCGGGGTCACCCCGCTGCACGAGCAGAGGCGCCCGCTCCCAGTGCCGCCTCGCNNNNNNNNNNNNNNNNNNNNNNNNNNNNNNNNNNNNNNNNNNNNNNNNNNNNNNNNNNNNNNNNNNNNNNNNNNNNNNNNNNNNNNNNNNNNNNNNNNNNGGCCTCGCGGGAGTGCGGGCGGCGCGGGTTGGCCGCGGTCCGCCCGAATAAAGGGCTGCCCCATCACACCGTGTTCCCTTTTGCCACGTTCGCACCCGGCATAACCTGCACGTTTGTCAGTCTGCGCTCTCTCCGTTCCTCCGTTGTGCTCGGGGCTCGGAACAGAATGGCGGTGCCGGCCCTCTGCCGCTCAGCGGCTGCCGAAGGGGGAAAGGAGAGATGCCGTGCCCGCCGGGCGCTGCTCAGGAGCGCGTGGAAAATGGCGCCGCGTTTGTACGTGGGTGCGTTCCTGATCACGAGCAGACTTCAGTAGCAGAGACTTGCCGTACAGTGCTTCCGTGAGAGGAATCTCTGGCGGACTCAGATAATTCGTGGCAATGGATTTTGCATGGGAGATGTATCTCCGAAGACTCCATTAGCCCCGGGTGTTTAAGGAGCAATTACCCACGCGTGCTGCTGGTTCATAAAGGTGGCATTACCTTCATGTAGACCTGAATATCGGTGTCTACTGAACGTAAATAAGCAGCTAATGCTCACGAGGCACGTGTAGGTGGGTTGCGTGCGCCACGCAGCGTAGCAGGCCTGGGCTGGAAGGAGAACTGGGACCTGACGCCCTCCTGACCTCCCGTCGGCATTGCCAGGGTCTCCGCCAGGCCGACGCGTGAGCGCCAGCAGCCTTGCAGCGGCCTGGGCTCGCGGAGCTCTGCTGGAGCAGCGCGGCGGTTCCCGGAGCTCCATGCCGTGCCGGCAGGTGGCAGGGCAGCTCGGAGCTCCGCAATACAGCTCCGCCTGCCGCCGCGTGGGGGCGCCGCGGTGCGCGTGGGGAATGCCCTCGGCGGGGTTACTGCCGCGGGTCGGGTTCAaatgggagggaagggaaagcagaCTGCGCGTCCGCGTGCTGTGAGGAAAGGGAGGGTGAGCGCTGCGTTTCAAACCgccttttgttttccaaggTTAAGTCCCGCTTACCAGAATAATCTTATCAGCTGAAACCGTATCAGCGGAGCTGGGCCCTGCACAAAACCAAGATGCAGCAGCTTTGAAATACAGTAGAAGTTTGGCTATTGTATGCTTGAATTGTATTTAAGTATGGCTAAGGCTTTGGGAGCAAAAAGACCTTTGAAAGCTCCGGGCTTGTGAGATGTTGTTTGCGTTACTCTTTAATTTACTTAAGTGTAAATGTTTCTCAGAAGCTGAGTGCTTGTGCGGAGCCTGACCcgagctgctctgagcagcgGCACTGAGTCCAGCAGTGCTGTCCTGGGTGTTTACCAGCCCGCTGGGTTCAAAGTCTCACTCTGGAGCTCAGATCTTGGCACAAATGTCTCCTTCTGATGCTGACAGATAGATGACTGCCATTGGAGTTCTTGATGTGTAACGAAGTCCCAAAGTGAAGGATGTGGTAGCAAATAAGGGTAGTGAGATTTGTGTAACACATTTCTTCTGACAGTTGAGCCTTTCCAATAGTAgaggttttcaagaaagaaGCGTGTTGCTATTTTTCTGTGCCACATAAGAAAGGATTTTGACCTAAGGCGCAAAGAGGGAGCTTTAATATTGCTTACAGAATACTCAGATGGTTGTCTAGGAATAGTCAAAAGGTCTCCATGCTGTTTCCATTCATCGTTCAATATTTCAAGGGAATTTGTCATAAAGAGAGTGTCACGTAAAGCTCTTTAAATAAACATAGGGAAAGTAGCACAGATCTTTGCATGATCAGGTGGTCCCCAGCTGATGCTCATATAGACATAGTAGCAACTGGAGACTCAATTAAGTGTCTTAATTAGAATTTAGCACAAAGTCACTCTGATGTTATCAGTATATAGGCTGCATTGCTAAGAGCCACACACATTTTGTTTAAGAGGACATAAAAAATGTGTGGAGTACAACTCATTAAAGAGCCACAAATGAATTCAGAAGAAGTAAGGAAATGGCACCTCAAAGAGACGCAGGGCTTATTTGATGTATTACCCTTTTACCACTCATGATTCAAAGAATTGAAATCTTAAATTTGAAGAGCAGGTCATATAAAGCCTGATCCTGCAGAGCTACGATCAGTCTTCACTGGTGAGTGGAAAAGGCAAAATTATTTGCATGATGAGGCTTATTCCACAGTTTTCACTTCTCTGTTCACCACAATGCACACTGCCCGGCACATTCACTTTGTCCCTGGCAAACTGCTAATGTAAATCGGTCACTTTTAGAAAGTTAAACTAGGTTTAATCCTTTTTCTCATGATCATTTTGCTGGCAGCCTTCCTGTTGCACTGTCGGTTTTGTTCTTGTGCCAAAAGCAATacccagaaaggaaaaagagcatttcaagCCTTCACTAACAGGTTTCCTCAACTAGAGTCCTGACAGTCTTTCTCATACAGCCCAATGACATCCAGTATGTCATCACTGGAAGGACACTGGGCAGGATTGTGAAGCCTGCTCCTCTTTGTGAAAGCCATAAAGTTCACTGCCAGATAACAAGACTAAAAGCTAATTCAGGAACTGTTTCTCAAGAGCTATCCTCTGGGCTGCTCATCAGAGTGAATGCACTCACTCACTGAAGCATCTCTTGGCAGAGACTTTGGCCTACCTccagctgtttctcttttctcagtGATTTTCTTATTCGGTGACTGGTTGCGGTCTTTAATCCTGGTTCTCTGGCACACAGAGCCCCACTGAGAAAATAAGCCTTCCCTGCCATGCAGTAGTCCAATTAAAACtagtttataaaaataataattacaagGTCCAGGCTGCCCTATGAAATTATCTTTTTGGAGGGATCTGGAAGCACAGATATATCCTCTCGTCCTACATGACACTAAAATACACTCTTTGTAACTTGAAGCTgaaattacataaaatatttgagTAGGATCTTCTACTGAGCTGTCACCTCATTCCTACTGGGATCACGGGGCCTACTTTGTAAgcattttgaaagcaatttcATGAAGGTTTTTTGTGCACTTAATATATGTCATCCAGCATGTGGTAGCGCTGAGCAGATACCATCTGCAGTGACTCCGTGGGCAGTGACTAAACACAAAGCTGCAGACTCCGAGACTCCAATCTTCTCGCTTTTCAGCAGGAGGAGAAAAGTAAACGGCCATGAAAATCCATGTCATAAAATGGAAGCAAAGAGAATCTGAATGAAGTATTTGCCCTGTAAGATTACTCACACACAGATAATTGAGATAAAAGGGATAGTCAGACTGTTCTGCACGCGTCGTGTGTCTGGTGGTAGAGAATATGCTTTGCACTGTACAGAGCTGGCTCTTGGCGAGGCTtctctgtggaagaaaaaatataaagaattcTTACTATTCAGATCCTTGCCTTATTAATTATGGTAACTGCAAAGCGTTTTACATTACCAGTGTGTATGCCCACTGTTTCAAAAGGAACATGTGGCAGTTCTGACGTATAGTAGTGCCATTCAGCAGTTGGTTCTCTGGTACATCTCTCATTCTCAGAAATAGCAAAAATCTTCATCTCATCTTTCCTGATAAgtgggcaaaaaaaaagaggctgtactgatttttttctgaggcaTTCTGAAATCACTCCCTCACCTCTGACGCAGCACAACCAAGATGGCAATGTCCATACAAACAGGATGTTTTGGTTTAGCAACCATATTGTTCAGGTCTACTCActgaacaggagaaagcctgcaTGTAACACTTTGGTTTTTGCTTCCCGTAGTAGATTTGTATTGCTACTAGAGGCACTCTTTTTGAAATAGTTTTGAACATTTTCAGTGCTCAGTCACACAAAAAAGCTCTCACATTTTACCTCTGATGTCAAGAAGGTGGAATTCCTCTAGGGTGAGTGCAGGTATAGCAACATAAAAATGCTTATGTTGTAGTATTTATACTGGTATGGCTTGTTCCTAGAAGGGGTAGTATTACAGTGTGATTAGAGAAGGGAGATTTAATCGCCAACATTGTTTTAGGTAGCCAATAGGAAGGGATGATGTTAAGCCTCTGGGTATCTGTGCTGAGGACGTGGAGTTTGTATTATCATGAGCGCGTGTGTAATATACTCTCGGCTCCTTAGGGGATAGCATACTATCCTGCTGTCCTGGTGAGACCAGAAAGGATCTTGTCTAAAATGGTACCGCTATCAGGAGCACGTGGGCACAACATACACAGCCAGCTCCACAGAATGCTCGTCTCTTAAAAGGTGGGAAAGGAGCAGTAGGGCTGGATATCTTTGATGTGCTATCATGtctcttccatttctttgttactaaaaaaaattaaagcaccCTGAAGCCCTGCTTCCAATATAAGACGTTGGAGAACTAATTTTCATTGCAGCTCTGTGCATGAAGACTGACTGTATAGAGAGAGACCCACAGGTCAGTGTAGCAAGTGTGCCGTTTGCTATGTTGGATGCTTAGCTGGTTCTGTTAAGGTGACCTCTAGGGtcatcttcctttcctttcccaccAAAACAACCCCTTTCCCTTTAGCCACCAATGACTACATGGGGAGCCGGGGAGATACAAATAGCTGAGCAGACAAGTAGTATAGCAACAAATCAAATTAAATCtctaataaatatttgtaaaagctACATATAGCTAAAGCATATACAGGAACTTTAGTTACAGTAGGATGCcttatccttttttctttacctttctttATTATGAAGAGTTAAACCAAAGTCATGGGGAATGCAACATATTAAGAGCTATGCCAGGTCAGAAATGATTCCAGGTTTTGTAACTACACAAGATCTTCAGGCTGGTAGAAATGTCTGCCTAGCCATTTTGGGACACTGGCTGAAACGTTGCTGCATTGTCTGAGAGCAGTGCTCTGAAAATATCAGAGGCAGCTGTGAGAAGGAGAGCAACTATCTgctttggttttggtttctgAGCAGTGTTGTGAGATGTaagaatatttatatattttcttcttagtttaGTTCTCAAACATGTGGTGACCTGAGGGGACAGAGCATCAGTCTGAAACTGAGTTTGGATCATCCTCCTGCTTCTGTCCCAGCACCTCCAGCGTAAACTATTTTTGCACACCATGTTTTGAAATGAGCATTGATTCCAGTTCCCTTATGTTCTGTTCCGGGTGTGTGCCAGATCACATTATAGCCCATGTTCTTTGTCACTCTTTCTGTGCTTGATTCAGGAACAAAGGGGAGCATGGGTTACTGGTGCATGCAGGGAGGAGATAGTGGAGATAACGAGATAATGATCCAGAGAAACCTTAGGTAATCTTTGCATTTCAATTTCCTGAGATGTTGTgtttgtctatttatttatttatttgtttgcttatttattttccagctgaATGCTCCAGGACCTATTTCAGCTTGCATTTTGGATCAAGTAACCATTCGAATGCCCGGTGAGAGGAGACAGTGGCTGGGAACAGTCAGCCCAGGTAAAATGCTTCAGCCCAGCCGGGTAAGAGCAGTCAGCCTTGGAGTGTCTGCCGTGTGTGGCACAGCCTCCTTGCTTTGATATCAGTGGCACGCCTGTGCTTTTTGGCACTGGGGAAGGAGGCCGGGGGACAACATTTTGGGCCCTAGGAGTGGACTGCTCACATTTTCCCCATAACCCAGTCTCCAGCTGATGGAAGGCATCTGTtgagaaaatggcatgttttatCACAGCCTGTGTGGAAAGACGAGGTTCCTAGGGGCAGCTGACTTGGGTAACCGAGGCAGCACCGTGCCCTGGGGTGGCACCGGGCCCCGCggcagctctgctcttccacTCGGCCTCCTTGCCGTGCTGCCGCCGGCCCGGGGCCTCCCCTGCGTGGGCCTTTCACAGCCCTCACATGGGGAGGGCACCCGAGCTAAAAGCCTTGATAGCTATAGCGAGGGATGCTTCTGGCAACACGGCGCTCCTTGGCCCCCCTACCGCACGGCTGCCGCAGCTGACATCTGCCCGCAGGGGTGACTGCTTTCGTAGGGAGGGAAGGAAGCCGACGGTACAGCGAAACCCGGGAGCTGTTCTGTGGAAGGCAGGGCCGTGCTTGTGGGGCGGCCGCANNNNNNNNNNNNNNNNNNNNNNNNNNNNNNNNNNNNNNNNNNNNNNNNNNNNNNNNNNNNNNNNNNNNNNNNNNNNNNNNNNNNNNNNNNNNNNNNNNNNCTGTGGGGCCGAGGCGCCCG
It encodes:
- the RIOX1 gene encoding ribosomal oxygenase 1, coding for MELREPPRCSSRAPRAQAAARLLALTRRPGGDPGNADGRRHWERAPLLVQRGDPGYYAGLFSTADFDAILRSGDVRFGTHLDVTSYAEGVRETHNPVGQALPAVVWDFYQNGCSLRLLNPQAFSTTVWHFLSILQERFGSMAGANTYLTPPGTQGFAPHYDDIEAFVLQLEGKKRWRVYSPRTSSEALPQFSSANLTQAELAEPLLEVVLEAGDLLYFPRGFIHQADCLPDVHSLHITVSSYQRNSWGDFLEKLLPAALQMALEEDIEYREGLPMDCLGYMGVANSDAVDARRTVFVEKVQHLIKKLVDYAPIDAAMDQRAKSFLHDCLPPVLTQSEKQLSVYGFPAQWHNGRPCNVDIPITKDTEIRLLHHGIVRLCNEEAGVMLYYTTENSRVYHKEDPKYLEIDPEYTDSIEFLLSSYPNHVSVDTLPCDALEDKISLATLLFEKGLLMTRKPLVQV